The Desulfofundulus luciae genome segment TAAGAAACCCAGACCTCCCCGCGGCACTCTGGACTGGTGGGAAATATCCAGCGCGAAGCTGACCTACCCGAAACGGAATCCCAGCTTCAGCTTCGGCAGGCCGCTGCCGCCACAGGGCACCGTAACCGTAAACATGAAGGTGCCGGGCAGGGCTGACCCGGACACGGACGAACTGAAGGCCACGGCGAAGTTCGTGGAAGACTGGGCCATGGACGGGTTCCCGGTCTATTCGATGATCGACGGCAAGCAGCTGACCACGGAGAAACCCAAGGACTACCCCGTGACGGCCACCTACACGGTGAGATATCAGTACCACTACGTGGTTTGCGACGAGGATGGCGATTGCGAGACGATTTACGTTACTGCTGAAGACACCCGCACGGCCACGCAGAACCTGAGGGTCACCGGCGCGGGGACGGTACCCTACGCGAGTTAAACTCTGGGCCGGGAGATAGCCGGCCCTTTCTTTTTTTTGGGGGTGGTTTTTGTGAACATTCTCCACGACCAGCGCGGCTCGGTTCACCTGATGCTTCTACCCATGTATCTGGTAATGGTCCTCTCCCTGTTCTCGATGGTGGCAGTTTCGGCTTTTGCCGCCAAGAAGAACGCAGTTACGGTTTACCAGTGGCTGGATGCGGTTATGGACTTCACGGCACAGGCTATAACCTATAACAGGGCGGGCGAGGATTACGAATCCAGGACTCCCGAGGCCCAGCAGTGGTTCGTGTACGCCTTTTCCCGGATGGTCGATGCGGACTTTGACGGCAGCAACTTTACGCCCCACGGTTCCTTCCCGCCCGGTCCTGTCAGGCTGGTGAGTTTCGGCTACGCTCCTCCGGGCACGCCGGTGCCGGGTTCGAGCGGGCAGGCCACGACCGCCGGACCGGGCTACCAGGCGGAACTGGAAGTTCCGGTGTTGAAGGCCAATCTCCCGTTTATCGGGCTGCAGTATGTGACGGTACCGATGAGGGTGGTGGGGGTGGTTAAACCGCTGGCGGAGAGGTAGCCATTCCAAATTTCTAACTTTTTCGGAGGGTGGTTTTATGACGTGGAATTTGTTAAAAGAGTGGCTTAAAGGCAGAACAGGTGAACCATGGTTCGGATTTTGGAACGCTCTGGCTGCTTTGTGTTTACTGGTGCTTTTGTTTCTGTTTCCTTTAGCTGTTGTGGCGACGGCCGCGTGGGGATATTATCACGGTACCGCTCAGCCGCTCAGCTACGTACTGAAGATGGCTTTCAGGGTGGGGTTGGTGGGAGCTGGTTTTTTCATCATAAGTCTCCTGGGACCATGCTGGTCTGATCTTGCTAGCGAACGCCTGGGTGAAAGGAGGGAAAATATAACGATTCAAGAAATTTTCAGGAAAACCATTGATTTTGAGAGGTGGTGCGATTGATGGAAGCCGGCCTAACCCTTTCCGTGCTTTTGTTTCTTTTGCTTGTCTATTTCCCGGGAAACTTCTTCATGGCTGTAGCTGGTCGAAAGCAGGAAACCCGCACTGTTTCGGTGAGCATTTACTACGGCTCACTTATTCTGGTTTTTGTCCTAATTCTCCTGAAATGCCTTGAGATGATTGGCAAATCTGACGTACTGAACAGGTTCGTTGCAGCGCTGAAGATTGCCGCGACTGGCAAAGGACAGCCGGACCTCTCAGCGGTGGGGATTGTGTTTGCCGCTTCTTACGGCGTCTCCGCTTTTCTGGGTCTGGTCGAGCTTTTTTCTTTCACTGGTTTCTTCGTTCTGCCTGAGTGGATGATGCGGCTTTTGCGTCGGGTATGTTCAGTTAAACCTGTAGAGAAGGCTTTTAACGTTCTCGGTTGCATGGCAAGTATTTTCAAAGGGAAGCCTTCTGGTGTACGGGTAAATACGGGAGATTTGCTGGTCGAACCTTTCGTTCACTTTCGCAGGGCCGGAAAGAGACCGTTTCTGGAAATTGTCTTCAAGGACGGTACTGTTGTTAAAGGGGAGTGTTTGCGGTACACCTGGAATGGTACGGAAAGCGTGCTGCTATGCGGGATGGATGATCCGAGGGAATTGAGATGGATTTCACTCAACGAAACGGTTTCGGTCAGGTTCCTGAATCTGGCTGATCTTCAAGAGAGGAAAAAAGCTGGTGAAGAATTGGAAAAGTACCTTGAGGACGTAAAAAAGAGCAGGAAAATCCTTAATGGCCTGGTTCCAGGTTATGGGGACGAGGTGTATGGAGAAATTCTGGGGAAGTTTAAAAGAACGGGCCGGTGATGTTGTTCGCCGGCCTTTTTTTGTTCAGGAGGTGGTTTACTTTGCCGCTGGAATTTGAGAGCACAGACTGGCTCGATTTGGAGGAAAGAGAGAAGAAGCGCATTGTGGAGGAAATCGCCCGGAGCCTCCCCAAAGACCTCTTTACATCACGGAAGGACTACGCTTTCATCGAAGAAATCGTCCGCCGGGCGGTACTTACGCGGAGTGACCTTGTGGCACCGCACGAAGTAGACGATATAGTGAAGGCCATCGCCGGGCAGGCCACGGGCTACGGGGCGCTTCAGGAGTTTTTCCTGGGACCCGGTGCGGAGGAAATAACGGAGGTCATGGTCAACCCCTCCCCCGACGGGGTGCCCAGAGTTTTCTACGGGAAACACGGCAGGCCCTGGTACGCGGGTAACCACTACTTCAAGGACAACGAAGAGGCCCTGCGGTACTTCCAGAAAATATGCGAGGACTCCGGGCGGCCTCTTACGGAGGACGCGCCCATAGTGGACGCCTGGCTGAAAGATGGCTCGCGCCTGGCGGTGTTCGGGTTCAAGGTTTCCCCCCTGGGTGTTGGCGGCACCATACGCAAAAGTCCACTGGTGAGGCCGCCCATGCCGCTGGAAAAACTGGTGGAGAACGGCATGCTGCCGGAATTTGCGGCCCGCATGCTGGTGGATTTGCTGGTCAAAGGCCATGCCAATATCGGTGTCTTCGGACGGACGGACTCCGGCAAGACCACGTTCCTGCGGGCGCTGGCGCTGCACATAGATCCCCTGGAACGCACGTTCATCGCTGAAACCAGCTTTGAACTGTACCTTCCCAACCTCCAGAACTGCATCAACCTGGTGGAGGTGGTGGTGGGAGACCGGGTGGTGGTGGACATGGGCTCCCTGGTCAGGACCATGAACCGGAACAACCCGGACAGGAGCATCGTGGGAGAAGTGCGCGGCAAAGAGATAGTGGCCGCCTCGCGGATGGCCGCCAGTACAAGCGGAGGTTTCTGGACGACCGGTCACGCCGGGAACGTGGCTTCCCTGCGGACGGCTTTAAAGGGCATGTACCGGGAAGCAGGGATAGAGCTGCCCCGGGAGGACCTGG includes the following:
- a CDS encoding ATPase, T2SS/T4P/T4SS family, coding for MPLEFESTDWLDLEEREKKRIVEEIARSLPKDLFTSRKDYAFIEEIVRRAVLTRSDLVAPHEVDDIVKAIAGQATGYGALQEFFLGPGAEEITEVMVNPSPDGVPRVFYGKHGRPWYAGNHYFKDNEEALRYFQKICEDSGRPLTEDAPIVDAWLKDGSRLAVFGFKVSPLGVGGTIRKSPLVRPPMPLEKLVENGMLPEFAARMLVDLLVKGHANIGVFGRTDSGKTTFLRALALHIDPLERTFIAETSFELYLPNLQNCINLVEVVVGDRVVVDMGSLVRTMNRNNPDRSIVGEVRGKEIVAASRMAASTSGGFWTTGHAGNVASLRTALKGMYREAGIELPREDLDEEISSMFHFLIFLDKETLTAEARRTLMEVVEVVPGEGYRTVIRFDTGEFAATKGKVRRWIYENPVTPERLSMLAFRGAEVKPEYEEVKERYLC